TGTTCCGCTTGTGGTTGTCCCTGAGGTTGTGGCTGTAGTAGCGCTGGTGGTCACCTCAAAATTGGGATAGACACTCTGATAAACATCGACCCCGAAGTTCCATTGGAGGGGGACATAATAATTGGCACCTGTGAATAACACATACCCACCATCGGTAGCGTCATGGGATGTGTCAATGTAATGCGCTCCAACCCTGATTTTAACAGAATTGATGCCATAATTGTTATAGGCAAAGGAATAATCTGTTTGAGTCAGATCGTCCTGAGCATATTCAACACCACCGACTGTAACCGGGAGATTGGACTGGCTGTAATAATCGACAGCGCCTTCAAAAACATTATTAAGTCCTTGCCCCACATAAAGATAAACTCCGGTCTGAATTGCCGAGTCTTTTAACAGAGAATTATCAAAGGTCATGGAACTCACATAAGCCGTTGCGCTTATGGCGGTATTACTTTGGGCAAAACCACTGAGGGGAATCAAAAACATTGCTAATAACAGATAAATTTTCATTAAAACCTCAATTAAAAATATTACGATTTAATAAAATTAGGCACCTTTCATTTTCCTGTTTACAGTTTGTCCTCTCGACGAAGGAGAGATCCGGTTAGCCACGCGTTAAGATCCCTCGTCGCTCGTACCTCGCTCTGTCGGGATGACACAGGCAAACTGTAAAGTACTTTTGACTGATTTTGAAAGGTGCCTAAAATTATTGCTGGAATTCGCTCTCTATCAGTTCATTAAGCATAGCACAAGCAATAATATCAGGGTTGTTTAATTTTCAGTTTGGCATGGTGGGTAGGTTGGGTAGGGCCTTAGTGAAACCCAACAAAACTCGAGGGGTTTCGCTAAGGCTCTACCCATCCTACGCATCCTTTTTGGGAAAATTAAACGACCCTGCATTAATATTAATCATAGAGTGTTTCCCGCCAGCAATGCCGCCCCGTAAACACCGCTTGAATCGCCCAGTTCATTCTTGACAATGGGGGTCTGTAATTCAGGATTAAACAATTGCGCCGCCGTTTGCCTCACGCCGTCACTGTAAAGAACCTCAAGATTGGAAATACCTCCACCGATCACGATAATGTTCGGATCTAAGGTGTCGATCAGATTGGCCATTGCTCTGCCAAAATAAAACATGGTTTCCTGAATCACTTTGGTGGCGGCCTGGTCGGTGTGGTGTTCATACGACTCATAGATTTCCCGCACATTTTTAAAAAACCCGGTTTTTTCCTGATATCGATGCTGGATTCCAGTTCCTGAAAGATAAAGTTCCATGCAACCTTTTTGTCCGCACCAGCAGGATGGCCCATCCACATTGATACTCGAATGTCCCCATTCGCCTGCAATGCCATGCTGTCCTTTCCAGAGTTTTCCTTCATAGATGATGCCTCCACCCATCCCGGTTCCCATGATCACACCAGCCACCATGGTATGGTTTTTACCTGCTCCCAGCAAGGCTTCACTCAAGGCAAAACAATTGGCGTCATTTTCGATGGTCACAGGACTGTTAACGAGTTTTTCCAGATCTTTTTTGAGGGGCTTTCCAATCAGACACTGAGTATTGGCGTTACGGACCAGTCCGGTTTGGGGAAACAAGGACCCCGGAATTCCCATACCAATCACAGGCGGTTCGTCACACATATTCTGAAACTCTGACACAAGTTCAGCAATTTGTTCGATAATGAATACATATCCGCGTTCCTGTTGTGTTGGAACCCGGCGGCGACGAACCTCTTGAAGAACATTTTCTTCAGTCAGAATAACTTCTGTCTTGGTTCCTCCCAGATCTATTCCAATTCTTCGGCTCATGTTGACCTTTTTCAAATCAGGTTAAGAGGTGAATGATACGTTGTTAATAGACGATAAGGTCTTGATGCGCAACTGTAAATGTTCTTTTCGCAGATACACATTTTTGGCCATTTCAAAAACACAGTTGATGGCGTCTCCAGATTGACAATGCACTGGATCATGTTCATGTTCCAGTGCATTGAACCAGATGGCCTTAAACCTGAAAGAACTCCCTGAAAGCAAGAGTGATAAATGAACTTTGGGATTTCCCACCGGGTAAAGTGATTCCACCACAAATTCACCTTCAAACAAGGGCGATTCAAATTCCCGACCAAAAGGCTGCAATTGCTGAAGTTCATTCAATGTGGCAAAATTGATTTGTGCATGAGACAACTTGCCATCGGTCCAGATCATCGGTTCAGGCGGTTGTGTCATTTGTCGACGGACTGCCATTTCAAACTTTTCTGAAAACAGCTCCAGATTGGCGGATTCCAGACTGAAACCTGCCGCACCCCGGTGCCCACCAAACTTGTAAAAAAAACCGGGAGATTCCTCTTCGATCCATTGCAGGGCATTTTTCACATGAACCCCGGGAATGCTCCGGACAGAAGCGCTGAGCAGGTTGTCTTTCATCGGACTAAGCACCACAGTGGGTCGACCATACAACTCAAGCAATCTTGACGCGACAATCCCCTGAACACCAAGGTGGAACCCCGGATGAAATACGCACAGAGAGTGTGTATGCTTTTCCAAGGCGGCAACGGCCTGTTTCTTTGCTACGGACAGCATGCTTTTTTCAGTGTATCGACGGTCTTTATTATCATTTTCCAGAATATCCAGAAAATGATTGGCGTCATTCAAATCCGGTGCTGTTAAAAAGCGGTATGCCGCAAAGGGGTCTGCCATGCGCCCCCTGGCATTGATCCTTGGACCAATCAGAAAGCCAAGGTCTTCCGGCATGAAGGGTTCCTCAGGTTTCAATCTGTTTTTCAGGGATTGCCAGCATGGTCGTTGGAGTTGATTTATCTGCTTCAGTCCTGCCAGCACCACAGATCGATTGACTGGCGTACACATTGAAACCGCGTCAGCCATTGTGCCGAGGCTCACAAAATCCAGATAACCTGTCAATTTGGGCGCGTCTGCATTCAGACTGCCAAGTGTGATCAATTCATTACGAATCTGACAAAATAAAAGAAACATCACC
This portion of the SAR324 cluster bacterium genome encodes:
- a CDS encoding DHH family phosphoesterase: MFPVIKSRTFDPEALESLKKYNLSPIQSRILAARIQDYSGPIASLLNPTLKILASPDLLKNCAFAAERMARAIRDQKRIGLLFDYDVDGVTSGTLSSMILTKNMGYPSSLLSIWIGHRLTEGYGLSDGLVERILAHPEPPQWIITADCGSSDEPRIARLRQAGIQVIVTDHHAIPQQGVPQSAFATVNPQQEDCLYPDKTIAGCMVMFLLFCQIRNELITLGSLNADAPKLTGYLDFVSLGTMADAVSMCTPVNRSVVLAGLKQINQLQRPCWQSLKNRLKPEEPFMPEDLGFLIGPRINARGRMADPFAAYRFLTAPDLNDANHFLDILENDNKDRRYTEKSMLSVAKKQAVAALEKHTHSLCVFHPGFHLGVQGIVASRLLELYGRPTVVLSPMKDNLLSASVRSIPGVHVKNALQWIEEESPGFFYKFGGHRGAAGFSLESANLELFSEKFEMAVRRQMTQPPEPMIWTDGKLSHAQINFATLNELQQLQPFGREFESPLFEGEFVVESLYPVGNPKVHLSLLLSGSSFRFKAIWFNALEHEHDPVHCQSGDAINCVFEMAKNVYLRKEHLQLRIKTLSSINNVSFTS
- a CDS encoding ROK family protein — its product is MSRRIGIDLGGTKTEVILTEENVLQEVRRRRVPTQQERGYVFIIEQIAELVSEFQNMCDEPPVIGMGIPGSLFPQTGLVRNANTQCLIGKPLKKDLEKLVNSPVTIENDANCFALSEALLGAGKNHTMVAGVIMGTGMGGGIIYEGKLWKGQHGIAGEWGHSSINVDGPSCWCGQKGCMELYLSGTGIQHRYQEKTGFFKNVREIYESYEHHTDQAATKVIQETMFYFGRAMANLIDTLDPNIIVIGGGISNLEVLYSDGVRQTAAQLFNPELQTPIVKNELGDSSGVYGAALLAGNTL